The following coding sequences lie in one Candidatus Omnitrophota bacterium genomic window:
- a CDS encoding phage portal protein, whose protein sequence is MDVSNSVVGTLNTNSYTDPTANTTDFYNSQSSKIDGVTGEESSHTPDFNKWHGYYEEVSIFGALVDILASWTVGKGFKGQEKEINKIKNIKGWGKDDINSIFENQLRTALICGDSFAEIIKDKAGRITNLKPINPGTIKIIVNDNGILDRYEQYITISGQKKMVNKFEPKQIFHLCWNRLADEIHGKSLAKRAEPIIKQIKQLQEDLGIRFHRIVRPLRLFVANTDDTTTLTEVEAKLNSSYKNCEIIVIPDKTLEEKDGAAIPSAVDAIQYLNNLLRNFVSACNCPEVIIGWSEGTTDASAKIVYLAFQQPTERKQKFMEEQIRLQLGIEINFEFPASLEPVTETAGDMPTNELPKNNPPESDEKKAGKLNNIMKK, encoded by the coding sequence ATGGATGTTTCAAATTCAGTTGTAGGGACTTTAAACACAAATTCATATACAGACCCAACAGCAAACACAACAGATTTTTATAATTCTCAAAGTTCAAAAATAGATGGAGTTACAGGAGAAGAAAGCTCTCACACACCAGATTTTAATAAATGGCACGGATATTACGAAGAAGTTTCTATTTTTGGAGCATTAGTAGATATTTTAGCAAGCTGGACAGTAGGAAAGGGTTTTAAAGGACAAGAAAAAGAAATTAACAAAATTAAAAATATTAAAGGCTGGGGAAAAGATGATATAAATTCTATCTTTGAAAATCAGTTGAGAACTGCATTGATCTGCGGAGATTCTTTCGCTGAAATAATAAAAGATAAAGCAGGAAGAATAACAAATTTAAAGCCGATAAATCCAGGAACAATAAAAATTATAGTTAATGACAACGGAATTTTAGATAGATATGAACAATACATTACAATTTCTGGGCAGAAAAAGATGGTTAATAAATTTGAGCCAAAACAAATATTTCATTTATGCTGGAATAGATTAGCTGATGAAATACACGGAAAAAGTTTAGCAAAAAGAGCAGAGCCAATTATAAAACAAATAAAGCAATTACAAGAAGATTTAGGAATTAGATTTCATAGGATAGTAAGGCCATTAAGATTATTTGTAGCAAATACAGACGACACAACAACTTTGACAGAAGTAGAAGCAAAACTAAACAGCTCATATAAAAATTGTGAAATTATAGTAATCCCAGATAAAACACTGGAAGAAAAAGATGGAGCAGCAATACCTTCTGCAGTAGATGCAATTCAATATCTAAATAATTTATTAAGAAATTTTGTAAGCGCATGTAATTGTCCGGAAGTTATTATAGGATGGAGTGAAGGAACAACTGATGCTTCGGCTAAGATTGTTTATTTAGCGTTCCAACAGCCGACAGAAAGAAAACAAAAGTTTATGGAAGAGCAGATAAGATTGCAGTTAGGAATAGAAATTAACTTTGAGTTCCCAGCTTCTCTTGAGCCTGTAACAGAAACAGCAGGAGATATGCCGACAAATGAGCTGCCGAAAAATAATCCTCCAGAAAGTGATGAAAAAAAAGCAGGCAAATTAAATAATATAATGAAAAAATAA